From a region of the Mauremys mutica isolate MM-2020 ecotype Southern chromosome 12, ASM2049712v1, whole genome shotgun sequence genome:
- the LOC123346652 gene encoding uncharacterized protein LOC123346652, which translates to MATDNPVESLQEEATCPICLEYFKDPVIIDCGHHFCRACIAQCWEGSNTDVSCPQCRETVQQGNLRPNRKLANVVEMVKRLSLQAAKGAGEERVCGEHQETLKLFCEEDQTSVCVVCHLSRAHREHRVIPIKEAAQEYKGTFYTMAGVNNHCFAGCKGCFSASCLSLAPAGSLPPSLLPCSSTAGVSPNSSPGALSSSCSSSLGPWAEGRRELEGSEKREKEKLQGALGPLTKELEEALALMSAEEKKTTEWQGKVKNRREMIAGEFNKLHTLLREEEQLLLQSLEEEERETLQKLQENVTKLSQQSSSLQQLITELEEKCQQPVVELLKDVKSTLSRSENVKLQEPEAVSTHLKNVYKISLDMGEALKRFGVDVTLDPDTASPGLVLSEDRKRVRLGDKRQDLPNNPERFDTYPEVLGAEGFAGGRRYWEVEVGDKPGWELGVCRESVSRKGESTFSPGNGFWVVWLEEGEYKAGTSLRTPLPVSVRPSRVGIFLDYEAGEVSFYNVTDRSHLFTFTDTFSGKLRPYFCPGLNAGGTNAAPLIICPVPAQAGGNLGPAKWDTGIGSSLVYCSLQDSPVAAAGAAPYTHFMRPGSVSPGPRAVTRGVSHCSSAQLSSGPAGNRRKETPQLQPNKLLCSQESETKLQRLFPVCRGAMAAGDLAGSFQDEVTCSVCLEYFTDPVTIECGHNFCRACISQCWGESESNFSCPQCRETALQRNLRPNRQLGNLVELVKRLRLQAVTEPEGQRMCERHQEALKLFCEEDQTPICVVCDRSRAHRAHTVVPIEEAAQEYREQILSRLQHLQEEREELLGLKSDWDKESERLLRQTEVERQLVVFECEQLRQFLAEQERLLLARLGELDQEIGRRREENATHLCEEISQLSALITELEGKCQQPVPELLQGVRSAVRRGEKVMSPHPAPKSPELEKRIRDFPRENKLQEAVTGFLEGLAAERGLRRARGFAVDVTLDPDTANPNLVLSEDRKRVRHGDEEQALPDNLERFDPCPCVLGAEGFAGGRHYWEVEVGDKTGWDLGVCRESVRRKGQVTLAPEDGYWAVWLRDGGYEALTSPSSPLPVSVRPSRVGIFLDYEAGEVSFYNVTDRSHFFTFTGTFHGKLCPYFCPCNNSGGTNTAPLIICPVSAQAEGNLSLTATTIADAVPSQC; encoded by the exons atggccacAGACAAccccgtggaaagtctccaggaggaagctacgtgccccatctgtctggagtattttaagGACCCGGTGATTATAGACTGTGGGCAccatttctgccgagcctgcattgcccagtgctgggagggatcgaaTACAGacgtctcctgccctcagtgcagagaaactgtgcaacagggaaacctcaggccGAACAGGAAGCTGGCAAATGTTGTAGAAATGGTCAAACggctgagtttacaggcagcaaagggagcaggagaggagagggtgtgtggggaacaccaggagactctgaaactgttctgtgaagaggatcaaacttctGTCTGTGTGGTTTGCCATCTGTCCCGGGCTCACAGAGAGCACAGGGTGATTCCCAtaaaggaggctgcccaggagtacaag GGGACTTTTTACACCATGGCCGGTGTTAACAATCA CTGTTTTGCTGGATGCAAAGGCTGCTTTTCCGCCTCCTGTctctcactagcccctgctggctccctccctccctcactgcttccctgcagcagcaccgcaGGGGTGTCACCGAACAGctccccaggagctctcagcagcagctgcagcagcagcctgggcccttGGGCAGAGGGCAGGCGAGAACTCGAGGGctcagagaaaagagaaaaa GAGAAactccagggagccctgggccctctgacgaaggagctggaagaggccctggctctgatgtctgcagaggagaagaaaacCACAGAGTGGCAG GGGAAAGTGAAGAATAGGAGAGAGATGATTGCAGGTGAATTTAACAAACTgcacacactgctgagagaggaggagcagctgcttctgcagagcctggaggaggaggaaagggagacTCTGCAGAAACTACAGGAAAATGTCACCAAACTCTCCCAGcaaagctcctctctgcagcagctgatcaCAGAGCTAGAGGAGAAatgtcagcaaccagttgtggagCTGCTAAAG gatgtgaaaagcacattgagcag GAGTGAGAATGTGAAGCTCCAGGAACCAGAAGCTGTTTCTACTCACCTGAAGAACGTGTATAAAATTTCCCTTGACATGGGGGAAGCGCTGAAGAGATTTGGAG tggacgtgactctggatccagacacggcaagTCCCggcctcgtcctgtctgaggatagGAAACGTGTGAGACTCGGAGACAAACGCCAGgatctgcccaacaaccctgagagatttgatacgTACCCTGAAGTTCTGGGCGCTGAGGGGTTTGCGGGCGGgaggcgttactgggaggtggaggtgggagacaagccaggctgggaactgggggtttgtagggaatctgtgagcaggaaaGGGGAGAGCACATTCTCACCTGGGAATGGATTCTGGGTCGTGTGGCTGGAGGAAGGGGAATACAAGGCCGGCACCTCTCTCAGGACCCCCCTCcccgtgagcgtcaggcccagccgggtggggattttcctggactatgaggcaggcgaggtctcgttttacaatgtgactgacaggtcccatctcttcactttcactgacaccttctccGGGAAGCTCCGCCCTTATTTCTGTCCTGGTCTCAACGCTGGGGGTACAAAcgcggctcccctgataatctgcccggtcccagctcaggccggagggaatctcggtccc GCTAAGTGGGACACAGGCATTGGTAGCAGCCTGGTGTATTGCAGCCTCCAGGATTCCCCAGtggcagcagctggtgctgccccCTACA CTCATTTCATGAG acctggctctgtctccccaggccCCCGGGCTGTGACAAGAGGGGTGAGTCActgcagctcagctcagctcagctcagggcCTGCTGGGAACAGGAGGAAGGAAACGCCCCAACTCCAGCCAAACAAGCTTCTCTGCTCtcaggaaagtgaaactaaactgCAGCGGCTGTTTCCCGTTTGCAGAGGAGCCATGGCTGCCGGGGACCTGGCAGGGAGCTTCCAGGACGAAGTGACTTGCTCCGTCTGCCTGGAGTATTTCACAGACCCGGTGACTATTGAGTGTGGGCACAACTTCTGCCgggcctgcatcagccagtgctggggggagTCGGAGTCAAACTtctcctgcccccagtgcagaGAAACCGCCCTGCAGCGAAACCTGcggcccaacaggcagctggggAACCTGGTGGAGTTAGTGAAACGACTGAGGCTCCAGGCGGTGACAGAGCCCGAGGGGCAGAGAATGTGTGAGAggcaccaggaggctctgaaactgttctgtgaagaggatcaaacccccatctgtgtggtgtgcgacagatcccgggctcaccgcgctcacacggtggttcccatcgaggaggctgcccaggagtacagg GAGCAAATTCTGAGCcgcctgcagcatctgcaggaggagagagaagagctcctggGACTGAAATCCGACTGGGACAAGGAAAGTGAGAGGCTCCTG AGGCAGACGGAAGTggagaggcagctggtggtgtttGAGTGCGAGCAGCTGCGCCAGTTCCTGGCTGAACaagagcgcctcctgctggcccggCTGGGAGAGCTGGACCAGGAgattgggaggaggagggaggaaaacgCCACCCACCTGTGTGAGGAGATTTCCCAGCTCAGCGCCCTGATCAcagagctggaggggaagtgtcagcaGCCTGTGCCGGAATTGCTGCAG gGTGTCAGAAGTGCCGTGAGAAG GGGCGAGAAGGTGATGTCTCCACATCCGGCTCCCAAGTCCCCTGAGCTGGAAAAGCGAATCAGGGATTTCCCTCGAGAGAACAAACTCCAGGAGGCTGTGACGGGATTCCTGG aggggctggctgcagagagag GACTCAGAAGAGCCCGAGGATTCGCAG tggatgtgactctggatccagacacagcaaatcccaacctcgtcctgtctgaggatcggaaacgtgtgagacATGGAGACGAAGAACAGGCTCTGCCTGACAATCTTGAGAGATTTGATCCTTGTCCCTGTGTCCTGGGCGCTGAGGGGTTTGCGGGCGGGAGgcattactgggaggtggaggtgggagacaagacaggctgggacctgggggtttgtagggaatctgtgcGCAGGAAGGGGCAGGTCACACTCGCACCTGAGGATGGATACTGGGCCGTGTGGCTGAGGGATGGGGGATACGAggccctcacctccccctcaagccccctccccgtgagcgtcaggcccagccgggtggggattttcctggactatgaggcgggtGAGGTCtcattttacaatgtgactgacaggtcccatttcttcactttcactggcaccttCCACGGGAAGCTCTGCCCTTATTTCTGTCCCTGTAACAACTCTGGGGGTACAAACACagctcccctgataatctgcccggtcTCAGCTCAGGCCGAAGGGAATCTGTCCCTGACAGCAACAACGATAGCAGACGCTGTCCCCTCCCAGTGCTGA